A window of Novosphingobium terrae contains these coding sequences:
- a CDS encoding autotransporter outer membrane beta-barrel domain-containing protein, giving the protein MLSISRRSSHALLARGRRRLLLGAGGMAVSLAMLPGQAMAGTYTASTEAELQTAIANANADADASATITLTANIALSNGAPPAATKPITIDTGIYTLSGVYTDSTRASGGTLQLNNANYTLVGTILGAADPSGSQGMNGITVGGGVSVVNNASITAGAGASGTNYGVGALVSNGSLTNNGTITGGSAGNATTGGVGVALTVNGGTLINNGTIQGGAGSTGGVAVSTSGTTIITNSGTIKGGNGAAAITGSATNITITNSGTISADPGSTAIDLSSATGATLTLQAGSSITGNVVASTATNAVKNLVLGGATDASFDTTLIGSQYKNFNFFQKSGTSTWTLNGGDTSGRLWTINQGTLKTGSGDYNFGTVYNSGTLEFGGNGTSSVGILTGSGSLVQSGSGTTTITNSNNNYTGGTFITGGTLVVIYESGLGDNSSGLTLNGGTLKYSSIYNASLARTFTLGDNGGTIDVTNGSFQINNALTGAGKLTTADGTVILAADNSYTGGTTITSGFLQIGTGGTTGSIVGDVTDNGQLSVNRSSDWTYSGVISGSGNLYKSAAGTLTLTGINSYTGTTSVAGGTLLLSGGQITNSSGLSFNGGGALIVDGSNALFNSGNAVSTSMTNGTSLTVRNGGTASLLGNITTQATSNSTATISVSDAGSTLTLGGTLSAGLAGTTTVNVLNGGSLTTNGTVILGGALFPAQGVANVTVSGTGSQWAINNGLTYRRGALTISNGGVVTATSAALGNTQVGATNPATVLVTGAGSKLVTTGALALASASTNANGAVSLTIGDSGTVTAGSGTLDMSSGYNTLNIGAASGSTAVGSGTLNASSVVTNANSTINFNHTDTGYTFASLISGAGALNQLSGTTILTGNNSYTGATTISGGVLRINGDQSAATGLTTVASGATLGGSGIIGGSVSVADGGILAPGNSPGTLTINGNLALSSGSLLNYELGQANTVGGSLNDLTVVKGNLTLDGTINVTVPAGGTFGPGLYRVISYGGTLTDNGLSLGTLPSGSSVTVQTSVAGQVNLINTGGQTLNFWDGTGAQFNNQIDGGSGTWQASAGNSNWANSTGAVNAAYTNGAMAIFSGTPGTVTIDNSLGAVTASGLQFATAGYTLSGGALTLTGPQSTIRVGDGTAAGAGYTATISAPIQGSTQLVKTDLGTLVLTGSNTYTGGTEIDRGILSVNNNGNLGDAAGAITVNGGTLQWTGSASYAPTRTVNWGTNGGGINVTNSAVSVTIGNGLVGGALTKGGAGKLTLTGDNIFNGGVTINQGTMQLGSGSAATLTGNIVDNGSIAFNTTNDWTYTGSITGTGSINSLVYGTLTFTGNSSYSGGTTISGGNGTYRYLGNTVSTGATSLTNGNIIVDAGATYNTASVLARSTTSGPSTVSVVNGGVLNTTGAFTLQTALGTTLASLNVSGAGSQLNVGGAVVLGASAASNNFITIGNGGKVTTGGATTMGTTAGNTTLPSITIDGTGTTGSSDWTSQGALTMNDGTLSLTNGGTATFTGITAGTAATVPATILVSGSGSSLTSTGDLTVGSGSGSGVLTLQNGGAATVGGTLVLGGASTATGTLNIGAASGSAAVGAGTLNTSSVVTNANSAMNFNHTDTGYTFAALVSGAGALNQLAGTTILTGNNSYTGATTISGGVLRINGDQSAATGLTSVASGATLGGSGIVGGDVTVADGGAIAPGNSPGTLTINGNLSLSGGSLLNYEIGQANVVGGSYNDLTIVKGNLTLDGTINVTVPTGGTFGPGLYRVISYNGALTDNGLALGTMPAGSDVSVQTSVANQVNLINTGGQTLSFWDGAAGPKFNNQVDGGNGIWQASAGNNNWANATGAVNAGYSDGSLAIFAGTPGTVTIDNSLGAVTASGLQFASDGYVLTGDALTLTGPQSMIRVGDGTSVGAGFTTTIDAVIQGNAQLVKSDVGTLVLTGANTYTGGTEIDGGTLRIANDGNLGAAAGGLSFNGGTLSTSADLATARTVSLIDDGAVAPDAGTTLTLNGLVSGSGGLFQNGSGTLILNGANSYTGATTVGAGTLLVNGNQSAATGLTSVANGATLGGTGTIGGDVTLADGATLSPGTGTTAGTLTINGNLSLSSGSVLNYQLGQAGVAGGALNDLVNVGGKLVLDGTLNVSVTSGGTFDPGIYRLFNYGGTLTDNGLTLGSMPGGSAVTVQTSVAGQVNLVNTNGLLLSYWDGAGNGKNNDLINGGNGLWQSSAGNDNWTTPSGNVNAPNATDSFAIFAGTAGTVTVDNSLGAVSASGLQFATSGYRINGATLTLTGPQSIIRVGDGTSAGAAYTATIDAVLAGSTQLVKSDAGTLILTAANQYTDGTSINGGTLQIASDANLGAATGGVTLNGGTLSTTADLVSARSFDVADTSGITTANASTLTLTGGLTGSGALTKNGLGTLLIAGDGSSYSGTATVAAGTLGVTGTLGGSVAVSSGASLVGTGQVGTVTNAGSVSPGLNGSFGTLTVNGTYTGANGTLAIKTALGGDASRSDLLVVNGSTAGNTVIKVTNIGGGGAATVNGIKVVDVTGASNGTFTLAGNYLFDGQQAVVAGAYGYRLYKNGVNTADGDWYLRSSLLDGGSASNAGDTSGSAPAAPLYQPGVPVYEAYSQTLLALNDLGTMQQRIGDRQWMQGGDRQSGLWQRFEGQGLRANAAQSSSLAHVGVDIWKVEVGADQVLSQRADGSALVLGVVAGYGEATSNVGSIYGNGSIKTSAYSLGGTLSWFGPQGFYIDGRAQVNWYDSRLTSSVLGSLVDGNKGRGEAYSLEIGKRWPVGGHLSVTPQVQMVYSTIGFDGFTDPNGASVTSRLGDSLKSRWGISLDRQDGSSHLYAVASLSYEWLNGTVTDVSGAAIGRETYHLWGEAGVGANVVLGRGFSIFAQASGETAAQDIGKSYGWKGNAGFRLAF; this is encoded by the coding sequence ATGCTGTCAATTAGCCGCCGGTCGAGCCACGCCCTTCTTGCGCGCGGCAGGCGCCGCCTCCTGCTCGGCGCAGGGGGCATGGCTGTCTCGCTGGCGATGCTGCCGGGGCAAGCCATGGCAGGCACCTACACCGCCAGCACCGAGGCCGAACTGCAGACAGCGATCGCCAATGCCAATGCGGACGCCGATGCCAGCGCGACCATCACCCTGACCGCCAACATCGCCCTGTCGAACGGCGCGCCACCCGCAGCCACCAAGCCGATCACCATCGACACCGGCATCTACACGCTTTCCGGGGTCTATACCGACAGCACCCGTGCCAGCGGTGGCACCTTGCAGCTCAACAACGCCAACTACACGCTGGTCGGCACCATTCTGGGCGCGGCTGATCCTTCCGGGTCGCAAGGCATGAATGGCATCACCGTGGGTGGTGGCGTTTCCGTGGTGAACAATGCCTCGATCACGGCCGGCGCGGGCGCGAGCGGCACCAACTATGGCGTGGGCGCCCTTGTCTCGAACGGATCGCTGACCAACAATGGCACGATCACCGGCGGCAGCGCGGGCAATGCCACCACTGGAGGCGTCGGTGTCGCCCTCACAGTGAACGGCGGCACCCTCATCAACAACGGCACGATCCAGGGTGGCGCGGGCTCCACGGGCGGCGTGGCGGTCAGCACCAGCGGCACGACCATCATCACCAACAGCGGTACGATCAAGGGCGGCAATGGCGCCGCGGCGATCACCGGCAGCGCCACCAACATCACCATCACCAACAGCGGCACGATCAGCGCGGATCCAGGCTCCACCGCGATTGATCTGTCTTCGGCCACCGGGGCCACTCTGACCTTGCAGGCCGGATCGAGCATCACCGGCAATGTCGTCGCCAGCACGGCGACCAATGCGGTCAAAAATCTGGTGCTGGGCGGCGCCACCGATGCCAGCTTCGACACCACGCTGATTGGCAGCCAGTATAAGAACTTCAACTTCTTCCAGAAGAGCGGCACCAGCACCTGGACTCTGAACGGCGGCGATACGTCGGGACGCCTTTGGACGATCAATCAGGGCACGCTCAAGACCGGCAGCGGTGATTACAACTTCGGCACCGTTTACAATAGCGGAACGCTGGAATTCGGAGGCAATGGCACCTCCTCGGTCGGTATCCTGACGGGTAGCGGCTCGCTGGTGCAGTCGGGAAGCGGCACGACCACCATCACCAACTCCAACAACAACTACACCGGCGGCACGTTCATCACCGGCGGTACCCTTGTGGTGATCTATGAGTCCGGCTTGGGCGACAATTCCAGCGGGCTGACGCTCAATGGCGGGACGCTGAAATACAGCAGCATCTATAACGCCAGCCTGGCCCGTACCTTCACGCTGGGCGACAATGGCGGCACGATCGATGTCACCAATGGCAGCTTCCAGATCAACAATGCCCTGACCGGCGCCGGCAAGCTGACCACGGCGGATGGCACCGTCATCCTGGCCGCTGACAACAGCTACACCGGCGGCACGACAATCACCTCTGGCTTCCTCCAGATCGGCACCGGCGGCACAACCGGCAGCATCGTGGGCGATGTGACCGACAACGGCCAGCTGTCCGTCAACCGCTCAAGCGACTGGACCTATTCCGGCGTGATCTCCGGCAGCGGCAACCTCTACAAGAGCGCCGCCGGTACGCTCACACTCACCGGCATCAACAGCTATACCGGCACCACGTCTGTCGCCGGCGGCACGCTGCTGCTCTCGGGAGGGCAGATCACCAACTCCTCGGGCCTGTCTTTCAATGGCGGCGGAGCGTTGATCGTCGATGGCTCCAATGCGCTGTTCAACTCCGGTAATGCCGTCTCGACCTCTATGACAAATGGCACAAGCCTGACTGTCCGGAACGGTGGTACGGCGTCCCTTCTTGGTAACATAACCACCCAAGCGACCTCTAATTCAACTGCCACGATCAGCGTGAGCGATGCTGGTTCGACACTCACGCTCGGCGGCACTCTCTCTGCCGGCTTGGCCGGCACGACGACCGTCAATGTCCTCAATGGCGGCAGCCTGACCACAAACGGCACCGTTATCTTGGGTGGCGCTCTGTTCCCGGCGCAAGGCGTGGCCAATGTCACTGTTTCGGGCACAGGCTCGCAATGGGCGATCAACAACGGCCTGACCTATCGGCGCGGCGCCTTGACCATCTCCAACGGTGGCGTGGTCACGGCCACCTCCGCCGCTCTGGGCAACACGCAGGTTGGGGCCACGAACCCGGCCACCGTCTTGGTCACAGGAGCAGGCTCGAAGCTGGTGACCACCGGTGCGCTGGCGCTCGCCAGCGCTTCGACGAACGCCAATGGCGCCGTCTCGCTGACCATCGGCGATAGCGGCACGGTCACGGCCGGCAGCGGCACGCTGGATATGTCGAGCGGGTACAACACGCTCAACATCGGCGCGGCCTCGGGCTCGACGGCGGTGGGCTCGGGCACGCTCAATGCCTCCAGCGTGGTGACCAACGCCAACAGCACGATCAATTTCAACCACACCGACACCGGCTACACCTTCGCCTCGCTGATCAGCGGCGCGGGCGCGCTCAACCAGCTGTCGGGCACCACGATCCTGACGGGTAACAACAGCTACACCGGCGCCACCACCATCTCGGGCGGCGTGCTGCGCATCAATGGTGATCAGTCGGCGGCCACGGGCCTGACCACCGTGGCGAGCGGCGCCACGCTGGGCGGCAGCGGCATCATCGGTGGCAGCGTCTCGGTGGCCGATGGCGGCATCCTTGCGCCGGGCAACAGCCCCGGCACGCTGACCATCAACGGCAATCTGGCGCTCTCCAGCGGCTCGCTGCTCAATTACGAGCTGGGTCAGGCCAACACGGTGGGCGGCTCGCTCAATGACCTCACCGTGGTGAAGGGCAACCTCACGCTCGACGGCACGATCAATGTCACCGTACCGGCTGGCGGCACCTTCGGCCCCGGCCTCTATCGCGTGATCAGTTATGGCGGCACGCTGACCGACAACGGCCTGTCGCTTGGCACGCTGCCCAGTGGCAGTTCGGTGACCGTGCAGACCTCCGTGGCAGGACAGGTGAACCTGATCAACACCGGTGGCCAGACGCTCAACTTCTGGGATGGCACAGGCGCCCAGTTCAACAATCAGATCGACGGCGGCAGCGGCACCTGGCAGGCCAGCGCGGGCAACAGCAACTGGGCCAATTCCACCGGCGCGGTGAATGCGGCCTATACGAACGGCGCAATGGCGATCTTCAGCGGCACGCCGGGCACAGTCACCATCGACAACAGCCTTGGCGCGGTGACCGCCTCAGGCCTGCAATTTGCCACGGCCGGCTACACGCTGAGCGGTGGTGCGCTCACGCTTACGGGGCCGCAGTCGACCATCCGCGTGGGTGACGGCACTGCGGCAGGCGCGGGCTACACCGCCACCATCTCTGCGCCGATCCAGGGCTCCACGCAGCTGGTGAAGACGGATCTGGGCACGCTGGTGCTGACCGGCAGCAACACCTACACCGGAGGCACCGAGATCGACAGGGGTATCCTGTCGGTCAACAACAACGGCAATCTGGGCGATGCGGCAGGCGCCATCACCGTCAATGGCGGCACGCTGCAATGGACCGGTAGCGCATCGTATGCCCCCACCCGCACCGTCAATTGGGGGACCAATGGCGGCGGCATCAATGTCACCAACTCGGCCGTGAGCGTGACCATCGGCAACGGTCTGGTCGGTGGCGCACTGACAAAGGGCGGCGCTGGCAAGCTGACCCTGACCGGAGACAACATCTTCAATGGCGGCGTGACGATCAATCAGGGCACGATGCAGCTGGGCAGCGGCAGCGCCGCGACGCTTACCGGCAACATCGTCGACAATGGATCGATCGCCTTCAACACGACGAACGACTGGACCTACACCGGCTCGATCACCGGCACCGGCAGTATCAACAGCCTGGTCTATGGGACGCTCACCTTCACCGGCAACAGCAGCTACAGCGGCGGCACGACCATCTCTGGTGGCAACGGCACCTACCGCTATCTGGGCAACACGGTCAGCACGGGGGCGACCTCGCTGACCAACGGCAACATCATCGTCGATGCCGGCGCGACCTACAACACCGCCTCGGTGCTGGCGCGTTCCACCACCAGCGGGCCTTCGACGGTCAGCGTCGTCAATGGTGGCGTGCTGAACACCACGGGCGCTTTCACCCTGCAGACCGCCTTGGGCACGACGCTGGCTTCGCTCAATGTCTCGGGCGCAGGATCGCAGCTGAACGTCGGTGGCGCGGTGGTGCTGGGCGCCTCGGCGGCGAGCAACAATTTCATCACCATCGGCAATGGCGGCAAGGTGACCACCGGCGGCGCCACCACCATGGGCACCACGGCAGGCAACACCACCCTGCCCAGCATCACCATCGACGGCACAGGCACCACCGGCTCCAGCGACTGGACCAGCCAGGGTGCCCTCACCATGAATGACGGCACCCTCTCGCTGACGAATGGCGGCACGGCCACCTTCACCGGCATCACGGCGGGCACTGCCGCCACCGTCCCGGCGACCATCCTCGTGTCCGGCAGCGGCTCCAGCCTGACCTCCACCGGTGACCTCACCGTGGGCAGCGGCAGTGGCAGCGGCGTGCTGACGCTTCAGAATGGCGGCGCGGCCACGGTGGGTGGCACGCTGGTGCTGGGCGGTGCGTCCACCGCCACGGGCACGCTCAACATCGGCGCGGCCTCGGGCTCGGCAGCGGTGGGTGCGGGCACGCTCAACACCTCCAGCGTGGTGACCAACGCCAACAGCGCGATGAACTTCAACCATACCGACACCGGCTACACCTTTGCCGCGCTGGTCAGCGGTGCGGGGGCGCTCAACCAGCTTGCCGGCACCACCATCCTGACCGGTAACAACAGCTACACCGGCGCCACCACCATTTCGGGCGGCGTGCTACGCATCAACGGCGATCAGTCGGCGGCGACGGGCCTGACCTCCGTGGCCAGCGGCGCCACGCTGGGCGGCAGCGGCATTGTCGGCGGCGATGTCACCGTGGCCGATGGCGGCGCGATTGCGCCGGGCAACAGCCCCGGCACGCTGACGATCAACGGCAATCTCTCGCTCTCGGGCGGCTCGCTGCTCAATTACGAGATCGGGCAGGCCAATGTGGTCGGCGGTTCCTACAACGATCTGACCATCGTGAAGGGCAATCTCACGCTGGATGGCACGATCAATGTGACCGTGCCCACCGGCGGCACATTCGGCCCCGGCCTCTATCGCGTGATCAGCTACAATGGTGCGCTGACCGACAATGGCCTGGCGCTGGGCACCATGCCTGCGGGCAGCGATGTGTCGGTGCAGACATCGGTGGCCAATCAGGTCAATCTGATCAACACTGGCGGGCAGACGCTCAGCTTCTGGGACGGCGCAGCGGGCCCCAAGTTCAACAATCAGGTCGATGGCGGCAACGGCATCTGGCAGGCGAGCGCGGGCAACAACAACTGGGCCAATGCCACCGGCGCGGTGAACGCTGGCTACAGCGATGGCTCTCTGGCGATCTTCGCCGGGACGCCGGGCACCGTCACCATCGACAACAGCCTTGGCGCGGTGACGGCCTCGGGCCTGCAATTCGCCTCTGACGGCTATGTGCTGACCGGAGATGCACTGACGCTGACGGGGCCACAGTCCATGATCCGCGTGGGCGATGGCACCTCTGTGGGTGCGGGCTTCACCACCACCATCGACGCGGTGATTCAGGGCAATGCCCAGCTGGTGAAGAGCGATGTGGGCACGCTGGTGCTGACCGGCGCCAACACCTACACCGGCGGCACGGAGATCGACGGCGGTACGCTGCGCATTGCCAATGACGGCAATCTGGGCGCGGCAGCAGGCGGGCTCAGTTTCAACGGCGGCACGCTGAGCACCTCGGCGGATCTGGCCACGGCGCGCACCGTCAGCCTGATCGACGATGGCGCCGTGGCGCCCGATGCGGGCACCACGCTGACGCTGAACGGGCTGGTCTCCGGCAGCGGCGGGCTGTTCCAGAACGGCAGTGGCACGCTGATCCTCAACGGCGCCAACAGCTACACTGGCGCCACCACCGTCGGCGCGGGCACGCTGCTGGTGAACGGCAATCAGTCGGCGGCCACGGGCCTGACCAGCGTGGCCAATGGCGCGACGCTGGGCGGCACCGGCACCATCGGCGGCGATGTGACGCTGGCCGATGGTGCCACGCTTTCGCCGGGCACCGGCACTACGGCGGGCACGCTGACCATCAACGGCAACCTCTCGCTGTCGAGCGGCAGCGTGCTGAACTATCAGCTCGGGCAGGCTGGCGTTGCGGGCGGCGCGCTCAACGATCTGGTCAATGTTGGCGGCAAGCTGGTGCTGGATGGCACGCTCAATGTCTCGGTGACCTCGGGCGGTACCTTCGATCCGGGCATCTACCGCCTGTTCAACTATGGCGGCACACTGACCGACAATGGGCTGACCCTTGGCTCCATGCCCGGCGGCAGCGCGGTGACGGTGCAGACCTCCGTGGCAGGTCAGGTCAATCTGGTGAACACCAATGGCCTGTTGCTCAGCTATTGGGACGGCGCTGGCAACGGCAAGAACAATGATCTCATCAATGGCGGCAACGGCCTGTGGCAGTCCAGCGCCGGCAATGACAATTGGACCACCCCCAGCGGCAATGTGAATGCCCCCAACGCCACCGACAGCTTCGCCATTTTCGCAGGCACGGCTGGCACGGTGACGGTCGACAACAGCCTTGGTGCGGTGAGCGCCTCGGGCCTGCAGTTCGCCACCAGCGGCTACCGGATCAACGGCGCCACGCTGACGCTGACGGGTCCGCAGTCGATCATCCGCGTGGGTGATGGCACTTCGGCAGGGGCGGCTTACACCGCCACCATCGATGCCGTGCTGGCCGGGTCCACCCAGCTGGTGAAGAGCGATGCGGGCACGCTGATCCTCACCGCCGCCAACCAGTACACCGATGGCACCAGCATCAATGGCGGCACGCTGCAGATCGCTTCGGACGCCAATCTGGGTGCGGCCACCGGCGGCGTGACGCTGAATGGCGGCACGCTGTCCACCACCGCCGATCTGGTGAGCGCTCGCAGCTTCGATGTGGCCGACACCAGCGGTATCACCACCGCAAATGCCTCCACGCTGACGTTGACGGGCGGGCTGACCGGCTCTGGCGCGCTGACCAAGAATGGTCTGGGCACACTGCTGATCGCTGGCGATGGCAGCAGCTATTCGGGCACGGCGACGGTGGCGGCCGGTACGCTGGGGGTCACCGGAACCTTGGGCGGTTCGGTTGCTGTCAGCTCGGGTGCGTCGCTGGTCGGCACGGGTCAGGTCGGCACTGTGACCAATGCGGGCTCGGTGTCGCCGGGGCTCAATGGCAGCTTCGGCACCTTGACGGTCAATGGCACTTACACCGGCGCCAATGGCACGCTGGCAATCAAGACCGCGCTGGGTGGCGACGCCTCGCGCAGCGACCTGCTGGTGGTGAACGGCTCCACCGCCGGGAACACCGTCATCAAGGTGACCAACATCGGCGGGGGCGGCGCGGCCACGGTCAATGGCATCAAGGTTGTCGATGTGACGGGCGCCTCCAACGGCACCTTCACGCTGGCGGGCAACTATCTCTTCGATGGGCAGCAGGCCGTGGTGGCGGGGGCCTATGGCTATCGCCTCTACAAAAATGGCGTCAACACCGCCGATGGTGACTGGTATCTGCGTTCCAGCCTGCTGGACGGCGGCTCGGCCAGCAATGCGGGCGATACGTCGGGCAGCGCGCCGGCGGCCCCGCTCTATCAGCCGGGCGTGCCGGTCTATGAGGCCTACAGCCAGACGCTGCTGGCGCTCAATGATCTGGGCACGATGCAGCAGCGCATCGGTGACCGCCAGTGGATGCAAGGTGGCGACCGCCAGTCCGGCCTGTGGCAGCGCTTCGAAGGCCAGGGCCTGCGCGCCAATGCGGCGCAGTCGAGCAGCCTCGCCCATGTCGGCGTCGACATCTGGAAGGTCGAGGTCGGCGCCGATCAGGTGCTGAGCCAGCGTGCCGACGGTTCGGCGCTGGTGCTGGGCGTGGTCGCCGGTTACGGCGAGGCGACCAGCAATGTCGGCTCGATCTACGGCAATGGCAGCATCAAGACCTCGGCCTACAGCCTTGGCGGCACGCTGAGCTGGTTCGGGCCGCAGGGCTTCTACATCGACGGGCGCGCGCAGGTGAACTGGTATGACAGCCGTCTGACTTCCTCGGTGCTGGGCTCGCTGGTCGATGGCAACAAGGGGCGCGGTGAGGCCTACAGCCTCGAAATCGGGAAGCGCTGGCCGGTGGGCGGGCATCTGTCGGTGACGCCGCAGGTGCAGATGGTCTATTCCACCATCGGCTTCGACGGCTTTACCGATCCGAACGGCGCTTCGGTGACCTCGCGTCTGGGCGACAGCCTGAAGAGCCGCTGGGGCATCTCGCTCGATCGGCAGGACGGGAGCAGCCACCTCTACGCCGTGGCCAGCCTGAGCTATGAGTGGCTGAACGGCACAGTCACCGATGTTTCGGGCGCAGCGATCGGGCGCGAGACCTATCACCTGTGGGGTGAGGCCGGTGTGGGCGCCAATGTGGTGCTGGGCCGGGGCTTCTCGATCTTCGCTCAGGCCTCGGGCGAGACGGCGGCGCAGGATATCGGCAAGAGCTACGGCTGGAAGGGCAACGCCGGGTTCCGACTGGCCTTCTGA
- a CDS encoding sensor domain-containing diguanylate cyclase → MPGSLTRRIVVLCSILGGLLTLLAGVLLSQSMQMNASLDWVAHSSEVLKAANQTIARLDGAESAQRGFVLTHDPAFVAILDEEITAARQGATQLANLTPDNRRQNARAKEIRILVEQRVANLSQGMTMARANNVAGARALAATGQGRFQMQLIKARIRDFLEDERDLSDARMQAARNRLHTIAWIVALVTPVTLVLIGLIAASLVRRIRKPVGAMMTVMEQLGSGDRDARIDMSMESLEFEQLAKGYNTMVGELASAVADQVDSQERLRHAHLELSHNAEILRERGEVIELLGGMAHRMQAARTDEELAAIIHVFVPRVLADMPGALFAHNNSRNLLIPIAAWGGITVEESGFAPDQCWALRRGQSHFVIEPKSDIVCAHAGPGADHYHCEPLLAGGEVIGVLYLKGVVEAESRFRLTVLSENIASALVNHRLQRGLREQTIRDPLTSLFNRRYMEETLALEIARSSRSGQPLSVVMADVDHFKRFNDEFGHDAGDTVLQTVAAEMRSRFREGDVICRYGGEEFTIIAPGTTAATLAARVDAIRQSIGELKISRGGQTLGTVTMSFGIATWEETMERDGSTLISAADRALYQAKREGRDRVVIDKRATPLRKKAATS, encoded by the coding sequence GTGCCCGGATCGCTGACCCGTCGGATCGTCGTGCTGTGCAGCATCCTTGGCGGGTTGCTGACACTGCTCGCCGGCGTCCTGCTCAGCCAGTCGATGCAGATGAACGCCAGCCTGGACTGGGTCGCCCATTCCTCCGAAGTGCTCAAAGCGGCCAATCAAACGATCGCTCGCCTCGATGGCGCTGAATCCGCGCAACGCGGCTTCGTGTTGACGCATGATCCAGCCTTTGTCGCAATTCTCGATGAAGAAATCACCGCTGCACGGCAAGGCGCCACACAGCTTGCCAACCTCACGCCTGACAACCGAAGGCAAAATGCGCGGGCAAAAGAAATCCGCATCCTTGTCGAACAAAGGGTCGCCAATCTGTCGCAGGGCATGACCATGGCCCGCGCCAACAATGTTGCCGGAGCGCGCGCGCTCGCCGCCACCGGGCAAGGTCGCTTTCAGATGCAACTGATCAAGGCGCGGATCAGGGATTTCCTGGAGGATGAGCGAGACCTGTCCGATGCCCGCATGCAGGCGGCAAGAAACCGGCTCCATACCATCGCCTGGATCGTGGCGCTGGTCACGCCCGTCACGCTGGTGCTGATCGGCCTGATCGCGGCCTCGCTCGTCCGCCGCATCCGCAAGCCGGTGGGCGCCATGATGACGGTGATGGAGCAGCTGGGCTCGGGCGACCGGGACGCCCGCATCGACATGTCCATGGAATCGCTGGAGTTCGAGCAACTGGCCAAAGGATACAACACCATGGTCGGGGAACTGGCATCCGCCGTGGCCGATCAGGTCGACAGCCAGGAACGGCTGCGTCACGCTCATCTGGAACTCAGCCACAATGCTGAAATCCTGCGCGAACGCGGCGAGGTGATCGAGCTGCTGGGCGGCATGGCGCATCGTATGCAGGCGGCACGCACCGATGAGGAGCTGGCCGCGATCATCCATGTCTTCGTGCCACGCGTGCTGGCCGACATGCCCGGCGCGCTCTTCGCTCACAACAACTCACGCAATCTGCTGATCCCCATCGCGGCCTGGGGCGGCATCACCGTGGAAGAGTCCGGTTTCGCACCGGATCAGTGCTGGGCCCTGCGGCGCGGCCAGAGCCATTTCGTGATCGAGCCCAAATCGGACATCGTCTGCGCCCACGCCGGCCCCGGAGCCGACCATTACCATTGCGAGCCGCTGCTGGCTGGCGGTGAGGTCATCGGCGTGCTCTATCTCAAAGGCGTGGTAGAGGCCGAAAGCCGCTTCCGCCTGACCGTGCTGAGCGAGAACATTGCCTCGGCGCTGGTCAACCATCGCCTGCAGCGGGGGCTGCGCGAACAGACCATTCGCGATCCGCTCACCAGCCTGTTCAACCGCCGCTATATGGAGGAAACGCTGGCGCTGGAAATCGCGCGTTCGTCCCGCTCGGGGCAGCCGCTCAGCGTGGTCATGGCCGATGTCGACCATTTCAAGCGCTTCAACGATGAATTCGGCCATGACGCCGGTGATACCGTCCTTCAGACCGTGGCTGCCGAAATGCGGTCTCGTTTCCGCGAAGGCGATGTGATCTGTCGCTACGGCGGCGAAGAGTTCACCATCATCGCCCCCGGCACCACCGCCGCCACACTGGCGGCCCGGGTCGATGCCATTCGGCAATCGATCGGTGAACTCAAGATCAGTCGGGGCGGGCAGACGCTGGGCACCGTCACCATGTCCTTCGGCATCGCCACCTGGGAAGAAACGATGGAGCGCGATGGCTCCACCCTGATCTCCGCTGCCGACCGCGCGCTCTATCAGGCCAAGCGCGAAGGCCGAGACCGCGTTGTGATCGACAAGCGCGCCACGCCTCTTCGCAAGAAGGCAGCAACATCATAG
- a CDS encoding carboxymuconolactone decarboxylase family protein, whose protein sequence is MADTNPPMRAPWGDLAPHLTDISNRVLFDDVWQRPGLSPRDRSMITVASLISHYRLNEMPFHLEKALANGVTRDEIIEMITHLAFYAGWPTAASALTIVRKVFEEADAHG, encoded by the coding sequence ATGGCTGATACCAATCCCCCGATGCGAGCCCCCTGGGGCGACCTTGCCCCTCACCTGACCGACATCAGCAACAGGGTGCTGTTCGACGATGTCTGGCAACGCCCGGGCCTGTCCCCGCGTGATCGCAGCATGATCACCGTGGCCAGCCTGATCTCGCACTATCGTCTCAATGAAATGCCCTTTCATCTGGAAAAGGCGCTGGCCAATGGTGTGACGCGCGACGAGATCATCGAGATGATCACCCATCTGGCCTTCTATGCCGGCTGGCCGACCGCCGCCTCGGCGCTGACCATCGTCCGCAAGGTCTTCGAGGAAGCCGATGCCCATGGCTGA